One Myxococcales bacterium genomic region harbors:
- a CDS encoding FHA domain-containing protein encodes MRQRPVYLLAPPGEDLIALQRAIAACNLACVPIREGQPLSPNQASACVVHVLVYDPLDGIRKAWQAGIPAVLASSVMNLGGSLGATWDESTQQRALFCRADAYTWREEKLNEALYHVINEPRQARAQGPLRLTYLGRSGADSSVGDGPRIGSVIQLPTEGGIMLGRGPQANVDLVARAIARQHVRIERPDRRAFVIDLHSANGTWIHRAGQVSQVAPGSPTPLIRGDELILAGFFRFRLDGAA; translated from the coding sequence ATGCGGCAACGGCCCGTCTACCTGCTCGCGCCTCCCGGCGAGGATCTCATCGCCCTCCAGCGCGCGATCGCCGCATGCAACCTCGCGTGTGTGCCCATTCGCGAGGGGCAACCGCTGTCGCCCAACCAGGCCTCCGCGTGCGTCGTGCACGTCCTCGTGTACGACCCGCTCGACGGCATCCGAAAGGCGTGGCAAGCGGGCATCCCCGCGGTGCTCGCGTCGAGCGTCATGAACCTCGGCGGCTCCCTCGGCGCCACGTGGGACGAGTCCACCCAACAGCGCGCCCTCTTCTGCCGCGCCGACGCCTACACCTGGCGCGAAGAGAAGCTCAACGAGGCGCTCTACCACGTCATCAACGAGCCTCGTCAGGCGCGCGCGCAAGGGCCTCTCCGCCTCACGTACCTCGGGAGATCGGGCGCCGACAGCTCCGTCGGAGACGGCCCGCGCATCGGCTCGGTCATTCAGCTCCCGACCGAGGGAGGCATCATGCTCGGCCGCGGACCGCAGGCGAACGTCGATCTCGTGGCGCGCGCCATCGCCCGCCAGCACGTGCGCATCGAGCGCCCCGACCGCCGTGCGTTCGTCATCGATCTCCACTCGGCGAATGGCACGTGGATCCACCGCGCCGGCCAGGTGAGCCAGGTCGCCCCCGGCTCCCCCACCCCCCTCATCCGCGGCGACGAGCTCATCTTGGCCGGCTTTTTCCGCTTCCGCCTCGACGGCGCGGCCTGA
- a CDS encoding radical SAM protein — translation MTAPDVLRERIRQRLAAEVGRIEKEAPFTVALSYPSPYAAGMSSLGYQRIYRAIMEAPGLGCERVFLDDEAEGTASEQGRPVSYESRRFLGDFPVIAFSVAYELEIAGVVALMDAAKIPVLRAERDDTHPFVLMGGPLTFSNPLPLAGLADAIVIGEAEELVPEVLRVLEATPKRADRLAALAKIPHVFVPEEHGAILPTVAKVDDALIPAWAPIRTPHAVLSDMFLLETERGCSRMCTYCVMRRSTNGGMRMAPMERILELIPADAKRVGLVGAAVSDHPRIVNIVNTLADQGREVGLSSLRPDRLSDDFVAALKRAGYKTLTTAMDGPSERMRALLERKAKEKNLILAAERAKKHGMDRLKLYLMIGLPGEDESDIDECVRFTTELSKIVPVSLGIAPFCAKRNTPLDGEPFAGVDVVKKRLDRLTRGLRGRADVRSTSAKWAWVEYVLAQGGEAEGIAVVDAVRKGGGFGEYKRAFSELEKRVGKGRRRSLAVAVV, via the coding sequence ATGACCGCACCCGACGTGCTCCGAGAGCGCATCCGTCAGAGGCTCGCCGCCGAGGTGGGGCGCATCGAGAAGGAGGCGCCCTTCACCGTGGCCCTCTCGTACCCCTCGCCGTACGCGGCGGGCATGAGCTCGCTCGGCTACCAGCGCATCTACCGCGCGATCATGGAGGCCCCCGGGCTCGGCTGCGAGCGCGTCTTCTTGGACGACGAGGCCGAGGGCACGGCGAGCGAGCAGGGCCGCCCGGTGAGCTACGAGAGCCGCCGCTTCTTGGGTGACTTCCCGGTCATCGCGTTCAGCGTCGCGTACGAGCTCGAGATCGCTGGCGTGGTGGCGCTCATGGACGCGGCCAAGATCCCCGTGCTCCGCGCCGAGCGGGACGACACTCACCCGTTCGTGCTCATGGGCGGCCCGCTCACGTTCTCGAACCCGCTGCCGCTCGCGGGCCTGGCCGACGCCATCGTGATCGGCGAGGCCGAGGAGCTCGTGCCCGAGGTGCTGCGTGTGCTCGAGGCGACGCCCAAGCGCGCCGACCGCCTGGCCGCGCTCGCCAAGATCCCTCACGTGTTCGTGCCCGAGGAGCACGGGGCCATTTTGCCGACGGTGGCCAAGGTGGACGACGCGCTCATCCCCGCGTGGGCGCCCATTCGCACGCCGCACGCGGTGCTGTCGGACATGTTCTTGCTCGAGACGGAGCGCGGCTGCTCCCGCATGTGCACCTATTGTGTCATGCGGAGGAGCACGAACGGCGGAATGCGCATGGCCCCGATGGAGCGCATTTTGGAGCTCATTCCGGCCGACGCGAAGCGTGTGGGGCTCGTCGGCGCGGCGGTGAGCGATCACCCGCGTATCGTGAATATCGTGAATACGCTGGCCGACCAGGGCCGCGAGGTGGGGCTCTCGTCGCTCCGGCCCGATAGGCTATCGGACGACTTCGTGGCCGCGTTGAAGCGCGCCGGGTACAAGACGCTCACGACGGCCATGGACGGCCCGAGCGAGCGTATGCGCGCCCTGCTCGAGCGCAAAGCCAAAGAGAAGAACCTTATCTTGGCGGCCGAGCGCGCCAAGAAACACGGCATGGACCGCCTCAAGCTCTATTTGATGATCGGCCTCCCCGGCGAGGACGAGAGCGACATCGATGAGTGCGTGAGGTTCACCACCGAGCTCTCCAAGATCGTGCCCGTGAGCTTGGGTATCGCGCCCTTCTGCGCCAAACGGAATACACCTTTGGACGGCGAGCCCTTCGCGGGGGTCGACGTCGTGAAGAAGCGCCTCGACCGGCTGACGCGCGGCCTCCGTGGCCGTGCCGACGTACGCAGCACGAGCGCAAAATGGGCGTGGGTCGAGTACGTGCTCGCCCAGGGCGGCGAGGCCGAGGGCATCGCGGTGGTCGACGCGGTCCGCAAGGGTGGGGGCTTCGGAGAGTACAAGCGGGCCTTCTCGGAGCTCGAGAAGCGCGTCGGCAAGGGGAGGCGAAGGAGCCTCGCCGTCGCCGTGGTGTGA
- a CDS encoding S9 family peptidase, giving the protein MPHRTTLVLLALSLTACAPGEALAPRPTASSSGPLASAPARAPAAPPKRAPKAPVALEEYFKVRRVPPVSRSGNRLLSFSHDETKVAFAADLTGRIDVWVRPIAGGAPVQVTHVEGFVHSFAFSPKADVLVFEADRGGDELPRLYATDAAGSAARELVPELPQGRRTELVEWASDGRTFLYLSNGRDEKAMDLVEYDVASKKSTVLWKASGSFSFAATNPAHTTFALSETHSDTNTDVWVMGRKGKAELLTKHEGDVRYEPAMFSHDGKRLFLQTDEEGEHASLVSLDLATKAKTKELSAAWDVDGAGLSRTGKYRYTEVNADGVPKLELTLEGKRTPVPLPPPPGGEGAFVVLGFSPSDKLVGLSLTSDTSPATSYVLDLGTGALTQLVDPWPPSLRDRRMIAGESVKIPSFDGKLVPAFLYRPEGAKGPVPALIDVHGGPTSQSRKTFSAFRQYLVSKGYAVLVPNVRGSTGYGKSYTKLDNLDLGGGPLEDVVACKRWMVANAGVDTNRVVVFGGSYGGYMALAAEAFTPDEFAANVDFFGVSDLRTLVESFPPYWASMSSFIFQKFGDPKNPAHARYQHDRSPIHFVSRMKKPLLVVQGDKDARVKKDQSDRIVAGLAAQKVPVHYLVLENEGHGFTKTENNLKALDLTDRFLDRYLFEDTSGPALPGPGAP; this is encoded by the coding sequence ATGCCCCACCGAACGACGCTCGTCCTCCTCGCCCTCTCCCTCACCGCCTGTGCTCCTGGCGAGGCCCTCGCGCCTCGCCCCACCGCGAGCTCGTCGGGGCCCTTGGCCTCGGCCCCGGCGCGCGCGCCCGCCGCTCCGCCAAAACGCGCGCCCAAGGCCCCGGTCGCCCTCGAGGAGTACTTCAAGGTGCGGCGTGTCCCGCCCGTGTCGCGCAGCGGGAACCGGCTTCTCTCCTTCTCCCACGACGAGACCAAGGTGGCGTTCGCGGCCGACCTCACGGGCCGCATCGACGTGTGGGTGCGCCCCATCGCGGGCGGCGCGCCGGTGCAGGTCACGCACGTCGAGGGTTTCGTGCACTCGTTCGCGTTCTCGCCCAAGGCCGACGTGCTCGTGTTCGAGGCCGACCGCGGGGGCGACGAGCTGCCGCGCCTCTACGCGACCGACGCAGCAGGCTCCGCAGCGCGCGAGCTCGTCCCCGAGCTACCTCAGGGGCGGAGGACCGAGCTCGTGGAGTGGGCGAGCGACGGCCGTACGTTTTTGTACCTGTCGAACGGGCGCGACGAGAAGGCCATGGATCTCGTCGAGTACGACGTCGCGAGCAAGAAGAGCACCGTGCTGTGGAAGGCCTCGGGCAGCTTCTCGTTCGCCGCCACGAACCCGGCCCACACCACCTTCGCCTTGAGCGAGACCCACTCCGACACCAACACCGACGTGTGGGTCATGGGCCGCAAGGGCAAGGCGGAGCTCCTCACGAAGCACGAGGGCGACGTGCGCTACGAGCCCGCGATGTTCTCCCACGACGGGAAGCGGCTCTTCCTCCAGACCGACGAAGAGGGCGAGCATGCCTCGCTCGTGTCGCTCGATCTTGCGACGAAGGCGAAGACCAAAGAGCTCTCGGCGGCGTGGGACGTCGACGGCGCGGGCCTCTCCCGAACGGGAAAATATAGGTATACCGAGGTCAACGCCGACGGCGTGCCGAAGCTCGAGCTCACCCTCGAAGGCAAACGAACTCCCGTGCCACTGCCGCCCCCTCCGGGGGGCGAGGGAGCTTTCGTCGTGCTCGGCTTCTCTCCATCGGACAAGCTCGTCGGCCTCTCCCTCACGAGCGACACGAGCCCCGCGACGTCCTACGTCCTCGACCTCGGGACGGGCGCGCTCACGCAGCTCGTCGATCCGTGGCCCCCGTCGCTCCGTGACCGGCGCATGATCGCGGGAGAGTCCGTGAAGATCCCCTCGTTCGACGGCAAGCTCGTGCCGGCGTTCCTCTATCGGCCCGAGGGCGCGAAGGGCCCGGTCCCCGCCCTCATCGACGTGCACGGCGGACCCACCTCGCAGTCACGAAAGACGTTCTCGGCGTTCCGGCAGTACTTGGTCTCGAAGGGGTACGCCGTGCTCGTCCCGAACGTGCGTGGGTCGACGGGCTACGGAAAGAGCTACACGAAGCTCGACAACCTCGACCTCGGCGGCGGCCCGCTCGAGGACGTGGTCGCCTGCAAGCGCTGGATGGTCGCGAACGCGGGCGTCGACACGAACCGCGTCGTGGTCTTCGGGGGGAGCTACGGCGGGTACATGGCGCTCGCGGCCGAGGCGTTCACACCCGACGAGTTCGCGGCCAACGTGGACTTCTTCGGCGTGTCGGACCTTCGGACCCTCGTCGAGAGCTTCCCCCCGTACTGGGCGAGCATGTCGTCGTTCATCTTCCAGAAGTTCGGCGATCCGAAGAACCCCGCCCACGCGCGCTACCAGCACGATCGCTCCCCCATCCACTTCGTGTCGCGCATGAAGAAGCCGCTGCTCGTCGTCCAGGGCGACAAGGACGCCCGCGTGAAGAAGGACCAGTCGGACCGCATCGTCGCCGGGCTCGCGGCGCAGAAGGTGCCCGTGCACTACCTCGTGCTCGAGAACGAAGGCCACGGCTTCACCAAGACCGAGAACAACCTCAAGGCCCTCGATCTCACCGATCGCTTCCTCGACAGGTACCTCTTCGAGGACACGAGCGGCCCCGCGCTGCCA
- a CDS encoding chloride channel protein: MGGKHFDKLDDEGKALHDRWDHVVRIMLLVTLLSTLVWACISGLRWAVHAMAHALFHRADHDLEGGVVLLVALGLGGAIAGVLSRHEAWADASGDGMEITLKNYHVTYEEDGDDPRPRYERPAFLLAFRKALLTLVSLGSGSSGGLEAPSVLVAEGLSSGFARVMRVRSEYELRTYQLAGISAAVATLLGAPLSAAIFATEVVYGDRIIYRKLAYAMWAGVIAYALNNRLRGYIPLFVTKAHSPVYSLHEYVAVTVVALTVSVPLAVGFSRVVKVLRVASGKLGRFAPIVASLLAGLLALGLKAGLGIAPSSVLGMGEGVLAGLLKGDEAFSHVGIVAAILFAKVLTTGLAVSARHSVGMLIPSMFLGGVSGALVAMLVNRILGTSLDPALFVVVGISSSLVAVVGVPLAAIALVLEVFGKAFGPPAILACGITYLITLRLKLYTEQRVSPDPLGDETG, from the coding sequence GTGGGTGGAAAGCACTTCGACAAGCTCGACGACGAGGGCAAGGCGCTCCACGACCGGTGGGACCACGTGGTGCGCATCATGTTGCTCGTCACCCTGCTCTCCACCCTCGTCTGGGCGTGCATCTCGGGGCTCCGGTGGGCGGTTCACGCCATGGCGCACGCGCTCTTCCATCGCGCCGACCACGACCTCGAAGGAGGCGTCGTGTTGCTCGTGGCCCTCGGGTTGGGCGGCGCGATCGCGGGGGTGCTGTCCAGGCACGAGGCGTGGGCCGACGCGTCCGGCGACGGCATGGAGATCACGCTCAAGAACTACCACGTGACGTACGAAGAAGACGGGGACGACCCTCGCCCCCGGTACGAACGCCCGGCGTTCTTGCTCGCGTTTCGCAAGGCGCTCCTCACGCTGGTGTCGCTCGGGTCAGGCTCGAGCGGCGGGCTCGAGGCACCGAGCGTCCTCGTCGCCGAGGGCTTGTCATCGGGCTTCGCTCGGGTCATGCGGGTGCGGTCCGAGTACGAGCTCCGCACCTACCAGCTCGCCGGCATCTCGGCTGCCGTGGCGACTCTGCTCGGCGCGCCCCTCTCCGCCGCGATCTTCGCGACGGAGGTCGTCTACGGCGATCGCATCATCTATCGGAAGCTCGCGTACGCGATGTGGGCCGGGGTCATCGCCTACGCGCTGAACAACCGCCTCCGGGGATATATCCCCCTCTTCGTGACGAAGGCACACTCTCCGGTCTACTCGCTGCACGAGTATGTCGCCGTGACGGTGGTCGCTCTGACGGTATCCGTACCGCTCGCCGTCGGCTTCTCACGTGTCGTCAAGGTGCTCCGCGTCGCTTCGGGCAAGCTTGGTCGCTTCGCGCCCATCGTCGCGAGCTTGCTCGCCGGGCTCCTCGCGCTCGGGCTCAAGGCGGGCCTCGGCATCGCGCCGTCCAGCGTCCTGGGGATGGGGGAAGGCGTGCTCGCGGGTCTCCTCAAGGGCGACGAGGCGTTCTCGCACGTCGGGATCGTCGCGGCGATCCTCTTCGCGAAGGTCCTGACCACGGGGCTCGCCGTGAGCGCGCGTCACTCGGTCGGCATGCTGATCCCGAGCATGTTCCTCGGCGGTGTTTCGGGAGCGCTCGTCGCGATGCTCGTGAACCGTATCCTCGGCACGTCGCTCGATCCCGCCCTCTTCGTGGTCGTCGGGATAAGCTCGTCGCTCGTGGCCGTCGTCGGGGTCCCGCTCGCGGCGATCGCGCTGGTCCTCGAGGTGTTCGGGAAGGCCTTCGGACCTCCAGCGATCCTCGCGTGTGGCATCACCTATCTCATCACCCTTCGGCTCAAGCTGTACACCGAACAGCGAGTCTCACCCGATCCACTCGGTGACGAGACGGGCTGA
- a CDS encoding thrombospondin type 3 repeat-containing protein: protein MLKAGYAADIALFDAKTSKSYRAVIDAGVEDTVLVLRGGKALYGDTNVLKLPAIDGATCEDLDVCGVAKKACVAKDTNNAATLAAIRTAGETDAAGGKYPLFFCKNQKPTDEPSCVPYRSTYTAGITAADSDGDGVPNATDNCPTTFNPPRPMTGPNQADADNDGIGDACDKCPLEAGEACTPPSADDIDGDGVLNGVDNCPEVPNPAQDDCAKLVTVQELRDPANPNHPKAGEEVRLENLYVTAIRTDSDKGFFVQINSTDPFSGFFVSTGSATPTVAVGNQVKIAGKYAERFNVTTITNPRITVVAATTTLPFNPYVIASAVYADNAQGEPYEGMLCQIDSSTVSLMNADGAQDFDEFQIDGVLRVDDACYAALDNTYAVGTTFTKIVGICGYSFNNPKVMPRGATDIVTP from the coding sequence ATGCTCAAGGCCGGCTACGCGGCCGACATCGCCCTCTTCGACGCGAAGACCAGCAAGAGCTACCGCGCCGTGATCGACGCCGGCGTCGAGGACACGGTGCTCGTGCTCCGCGGCGGCAAGGCCCTCTACGGCGACACCAACGTGCTCAAGCTGCCCGCGATCGACGGCGCCACCTGCGAGGACCTCGACGTCTGCGGCGTCGCCAAGAAGGCCTGCGTCGCGAAGGACACGAACAACGCGGCCACGCTCGCGGCCATCCGCACCGCCGGCGAGACCGACGCGGCGGGCGGCAAGTACCCGCTCTTCTTCTGCAAGAACCAGAAGCCGACGGACGAGCCCTCGTGCGTGCCCTACCGCTCCACGTACACCGCGGGCATCACCGCGGCCGACAGCGACGGCGACGGCGTGCCCAACGCGACGGACAACTGCCCGACCACGTTCAACCCGCCGCGCCCCATGACCGGCCCGAACCAGGCCGACGCCGACAACGACGGCATCGGTGACGCGTGCGACAAGTGCCCGCTCGAGGCCGGCGAGGCCTGCACGCCCCCCTCGGCCGACGACATCGACGGCGACGGCGTCTTGAACGGCGTCGACAACTGCCCCGAGGTGCCGAACCCGGCTCAGGACGACTGCGCCAAGCTCGTCACCGTGCAAGAGCTCCGCGACCCGGCGAACCCGAACCACCCCAAGGCCGGTGAGGAGGTCCGCCTCGAGAACCTCTACGTGACGGCCATCCGCACGGACAGCGACAAGGGCTTCTTCGTCCAGATCAACTCGACCGACCCGTTCTCGGGCTTCTTCGTGAGCACCGGCTCCGCCACGCCCACCGTGGCCGTGGGCAACCAGGTCAAGATCGCGGGCAAGTACGCCGAGCGCTTCAACGTGACCACCATCACGAACCCGCGCATCACCGTCGTCGCCGCCACGACGACGCTGCCCTTCAACCCGTACGTCATCGCCTCGGCGGTGTACGCCGACAACGCGCAGGGCGAGCCCTACGAGGGCATGCTCTGCCAGATCGACTCGTCGACCGTGTCGCTCATGAACGCCGACGGCGCTCAGGACTTCGACGAGTTCCAGATCGACGGCGTGCTCCGCGTGGACGACGCCTGCTACGCGGCGCTCGACAACACGTACGCCGTGGGCACCACGTTCACCAAGATCGTGGGTATCTGCGGGTATTCGTTCAACAATCCGAAGGTCATGCCCCGCGGCGCGACCGACATCGTCACGCCGTGA